Proteins from a genomic interval of Pseudophryne corroboree isolate aPseCor3 chromosome 4, aPseCor3.hap2, whole genome shotgun sequence:
- the LOC134910450 gene encoding E3 SUMO-protein ligase KIAA1586-like has protein sequence MSNKKRTNSSKPGIMFYFHHQPKKGKTDIPLQTQNLALDNEIVTIDCEEVVAETSAESHDKSTDEKQYPAVWSKEQFDEFKKKHEWLFASRGKVGCTICAEVSNLKIHAARGINIASQWAECNILPFGKTKETELTSLRKKMYIHKNSAAHAEAEKILETARKDILLNINGRSQETAFEITSRVFRTAYYIAKMNRPFTDHESLIDLQKVNGVQIGRLLHSRMVCGDIIEHISAEMRKKIVSQIITKKTKITILVDEATTLSRYSTLVIFLKSSVDGVMNPVAFPLDLIELENASAESIKQKIIKCLFHQWFYFRSIDKDLCQFL, from the exons ATGTCTAATAAAAAGCGAACAAATAGTTCAAAGCCAGGAATAATGTTCTACTTTCACCACCAACCAAAGAAAGGAAAAACTGACATTCCACTTcaaacaca GAACTTAGCACTGGACAATGAAATAGTAACTATTGACTGTGAGGAAGTTGTTGCTGAGACATCAGCTGAATCACACGATAAGTCTACAGATGAAAAGCAATATCCAGCTGTGTGGTCAAAAGAACAATTTGACGAATTCAAAAAGAAACATGAGTGGCTATTTGCGTCTAGGGGAAAAGTCGGCTGTACAATCTGTGCAGAAGTTTCTAACTTAAAGATTCACGCTGCTCGAGGCATAAATATTGCTTCTCAGTGGGCAGAATGTAACATTTTACCTTTTGGTAAAACTAAGGAAACAGAGCTCACATCTCTTcgcaaaaaaatgtatatacacaaaaATAGCGCTGCTCATGCAGAAGCAGAAAAAATTCTAGAAACTGCTAGAAAAGATATTCTGCTAAACATAAATGGAAGAAGTCAAGAAACTGCTTTTGAAATCACTAGCCGTGTATTCAGAACAGCTTACTACATTGCTAAAATGAATAGGCCATTTACTGACCATGAGAGCTTGATTGACCTGCAAAAAGTGAATGGAGTTCAGATTGGGCGTTTGCTTCATAGTAGAATGGTCTGCGGAGACATTATAGAACACATTTCGGCTGAAATGAGGAAAAAGATTGTCTCACAAATTATAACAAAAAAAACTAAGATTACTATATTAGTTGATGAAGCTACTACACTTTCTAGATATTCAACtcttgttatttttttaaaatcaAGTGTTGATGGTGTCATGAATCCAGTAGCATTTCCTTTGGATTTGATAGAGTTAGAAAATGCCTCAGCTGAGAGcataaaacagaaaataattaaATGTTTATTCCATCAATGGTTTTACTTTCGAAGTATTGACAAAGATCTTTGTCAGTTTTTGTAG